Proteins from a single region of Zavarzinella sp.:
- a CDS encoding ABC transporter permease has protein sequence MGWVAIKMLTGDRTKYFGIVFGVAFAALLISHQVSIFVSIMDRTTYLINNVQEGDVWVMDPNVRQVDEVIGLAETDIDRIRGIEGVSWAVKLYRGTVRARLAEGNGANARGDFRGVILIGLDDSTLIGAPRKMLLGNVDDLRLPDAVIIDEAGYNYLWPGEPHQLGKELEMNDRRAVLVGVCEVGQPFVSQPIFYTRYAQAMEYSPPERRLLSYVLVEGKPDVSPEVLAARIQERTNLQALTKSQFAWKTINFYLKNTGIPFNFGITVMLGFVVGVAIAGQTFYLFTIENLKQFGALKAMGVNNIRIVGMILLQATIVGLLGYGIGMGCTAAFFESTQGSLPLKGFKMIWQVMGGTAVVVFVIVTLASLLSIRKVLVLEPAVVFR, from the coding sequence ATGGGCTGGGTTGCGATCAAAATGCTTACCGGAGACCGCACCAAGTACTTTGGGATTGTCTTTGGGGTGGCATTTGCGGCACTGCTGATCTCCCACCAGGTGTCGATTTTCGTCAGTATTATGGATCGCACCACTTACCTCATTAATAATGTGCAGGAAGGCGACGTGTGGGTAATGGATCCCAACGTGCGGCAGGTGGACGAAGTGATCGGGCTGGCCGAAACCGATATCGACCGCATCCGTGGCATTGAAGGGGTGTCGTGGGCAGTAAAACTATACCGCGGCACCGTGCGTGCACGTCTTGCCGAAGGGAATGGTGCCAATGCCCGTGGAGATTTCCGCGGCGTGATCCTGATCGGACTGGATGATTCCACGCTGATCGGTGCCCCACGGAAGATGCTGCTGGGCAACGTCGATGACCTCCGCCTGCCAGATGCCGTGATTATTGACGAGGCCGGCTACAACTATTTATGGCCAGGCGAACCACATCAACTGGGCAAAGAACTGGAAATGAACGACCGCCGGGCAGTCCTGGTGGGAGTCTGCGAAGTGGGGCAACCGTTCGTTTCGCAGCCGATTTTTTATACCCGTTACGCACAGGCAATGGAATATTCCCCACCCGAAAGGCGATTGCTTTCTTACGTATTGGTGGAAGGGAAACCGGATGTTTCGCCGGAAGTGCTGGCAGCACGAATTCAGGAACGCACTAATCTGCAGGCACTGACCAAAAGCCAGTTTGCCTGGAAAACGATCAACTTTTATCTGAAAAATACCGGTATTCCGTTCAACTTTGGCATTACAGTCATGTTGGGCTTTGTGGTTGGGGTGGCCATTGCCGGACAGACATTTTACCTGTTCACCATCGAAAATCTGAAGCAATTTGGTGCGTTAAAAGCCATGGGGGTGAACAACATCCGTATTGTGGGGATGATTTTGCTGCAAGCCACTATTGTGGGCCTGCTCGGATATGGGATTGGCATGGGTTGCACCGCAGCATTTTTTGAATCAACACAGGGTTCGCTCCCACTGAAAGGGTTTAAAATGATCTGGCAGGTCATGGGTGGCACTGCTGTCGTGGTGTTTGTGATTGTGACACTCGCCAGCTTGCTCAGTATCCGCAAGGTGCTGGTGCTGGAACCCGCAGTGGTGTTTCGATAA